CTGGCTTGATTCGATAAAAAGGATATCAGCCCCTATAACTTTGGCTCCTGCACTTTTTAAATACTTAACGCCTTGCGAGATAATACTTCTTGGCCAGGGCCACCTGCCGAACATCGCAGATGAATCGTCATCAATCCCTATAATAACAATATTTTTTGAAACATCGTTTGCTCCTCTGACTTTAAACTTGTAGTCAAAAAATTTGTTTTCCCAAACGTCGGATGTTCCGGTCCACCATAAAAGAAATACGATTAAAATAGCAACTAAACTTACTATCAATCCCAGTATGGTGTGGTTTTTTTTCATTTCCTTTTCCTTCTCCTATTTTCCTACGAATTTTGTTTTTCTGTTCAGGTTTATTGAATAACTCCGAATTCCATTTTGGTTATTTCCTGATATTAACGACATTGCATAGTTTGTTGAATAGTTTTTTGTGAGGTCGTTTAATAGTAAATACAAAAATAGTAACAAGTATAGTACGAAGCATTTAATTATATTAAATCGGTTTTCCCTGGTCAATGTGACTTTTGTCACAGATGTTTACTAATTTTTGAATAACCTCTTTTTGTTTCAATGTTTCCTGTGTTTTTGCGGCCATATCTTTTATGGTCGCAGAACCGGTTTGTGTTTCAGTTTCTCCTAAAATAAGAACATACCTTGAGCCTGATGAATCAGCCAGGCGCATCTGCGCCTTAAAGCTTTTGCCGGGGTAGGGCCCTACAGCCGGGATTTTTTGTGTATTTAACTGCTGAAGCAGCGCGAAGGAATTCTTTATTACACTTTCATTTTGTTGGGTTACTAAAAATACAGGACATATTTTTGGGGTTGAAATGTTAATTGTTTTAAGCAGGTCAACGGTTCTGTCTACCCCTATGGCAAAACCTATGGCAGGCGTTTCTTCTCCCCCGATGAGTTTTATCAGGCGGTCATACCTGCCGCCTGCGCAAATTGCGTCAGTTCCTTCAACTTTCACTTCAAAAACTGTCCTTGTGTAGTAATCAAGGCCGCGGACAATATAAGGGTTAATGGAGAATTTTACGCTTGCTTCATTGAGTAAATCCTGTAGAAGCCCGAAATGAGAGGCGCAATCGGTACAAAGAGCTTTATTGATAGTAGGAACCTTGCCTTCAATAAAAAGGTTCTTATCTATTTTACAGTCAAGTGTTCTTAAAGGGTTTTTTTCCAGGCGGACCTTGCAGTCTTCACAGAGTTTTTCTTTGTTTTTATTCAGGAAGTCTATGAGATTATCGCGGTATTTTGGCCGGCATTCTTCGCAGCCGATAGAGTTTATTTCTATAAGCAGGTTGTTTATGCCAAGCGAAAAATAAATGTCTCTTGTAAGCAATATCAGCTCTGCATCGGCTGTTGGATGGGCATTACCGAAATATTCACAGCCGAACTGAAAAAATTCCCTGCGCCTGCCGCCTTGCGGCCTTTCATACCTGAACATCGGCCCCGTGTAGTAAAACTTACTTACGGGAAAAGCGGAATTAAGGTCATTTTCAAGGAAAGCCCTGACTACTCCAGGGGTGCCTTCCGGGCGCAATGCAAGAATACGTTCCTTTTTATCTTTAAAAGTGTACATTTCTTTTTCAACTATATCGGTTGTTTCCCCGGTTGTATGAATAAACAGGCCTGCTTCTTCAAAAGTAGGAATCCTGATTTCATTGAAGCCTCTTTCATTCATTATACCTCTGGCAGTATTTTCAACCTTTTGGTATAAGGCCAGGTTGTCTGGCAAGATGTCGTAGGTTCCGCGCACTCTATGGTATTTCGATTTCATATTTTTCCTTGCTATTGTTTTGGTATATTTTTGTCAAGCAAAAAGAAAAATTTGCTGCCATTCTTTGAATTGTTATCTATGCCTATTTTCCCCTTGTGGGCTTCTATAATCAATTTACAGGTAGCCAGGCCTAACCCCATTCCTTTAACCTGTCCTGTAAAAGATTCTTCAATTTGAAAGAATTCCTGAAAAAGTTTTGGTTTCTGTTCAGGAGGTATTCCGGGGCCATTATCCTGGACTGAAATTCCGGCCATATTTCCGGTTTCATATCTCTCCAGCGTTACACTTTTCTGGCAATTTGGATTAAATTTTATTGCATTTTCGATCAAATTTTTTAGTACGATTATTATCATGGATTCATCAGCAATCACTAGGGATACTTCATTTAGCGACGGATGTATTGTAACGTCTGCTTTGTTAAGGTAAACGAAGTCCTGCATTTTCATCATAACTTTTTGTACAATTTCATTAAGTTTAACAGGCTTGCGCTCTATTTTATGCTGTTCGGATTCAATTATGGTAAAGTCCAGAAGTTTATTTACCAGGTCATCCAGGTGTTGTCCCTGTTGATTAATAATATCAAGAAAATGTTTTTCCTCACTGGCAGTGTCGAATTTTTGGGAAACGATGTCGCTGTAACCTATAATAGAGACAAGAGGTGTTTTCAGCTTGTGTGAAATCAGTGAAAGGAAATTTTTCTTCAGGATCTGTTCTCTTCTTTCTTCAGTGACATCGTGAAAAAGAAGCATATAACCTATGGGTTTTTTTATTTCATTTAATATTCTGTTAAGTTTTCCTGAAAAATATAGCTGCCTCTCTTTATGAGAAAAATTAATCGTAGTAGTATCATTTGAATCATTAAATGCAGTTTTGAAATCAGGGGTAATCGTAAAAGATTTAAATGTTGAAAAAATATCGTTTTTCATCAATCCGACGAGGGATGAACAGGCATTGTTACAAAAAATGATATCTCCGGTAGTATCAAAGAATAAGGCTGCATCTGTCATTTGTGAGAATATAAGTTCAAATTTTTCTTTTTCAGTGTTCAATCTGGAAAAAAGCGTCGAGGTTTCAATTGAAATTGCTGCCTGGGCGCTGAAAGCCTCCAGAAGTTCAAGGTCTTTGCCTGTAAAATCCGTTCCGTCTTTATGATTAATGGTTTCAATCACGCCAAGAAGTTTGTCCTTGTAGAGTAAGGGTACGGCAATTAGTGAATTGGTTTTGAATTCAGAAAGCCGGTCAACATGTTTCGCCCATCTTTTATCACTAGAAACGTTATTCACTACCAGGGATTTTTTTTCTTTCGCTACCCAGCCGGCGATGCCTTCTCCGATTTTTAATTTTAGCTGTTTAATTTTCTGTTCTTTTTCCCCGCCGATAACCACATCGAAAGTAAGTTCGTTTGTTTTTTCTTCATACAGCAGCAGCGAAGCGCTTTCAGCAGATACAATTTGCGTGGCCAGTTCCATGATTTTTAACAGGACTTCATCGGTGTTAAGCGTTGAAGAAAGAATACGGTTGGCTTCCAAAAGTAAGTTAAGGTTTTGTTCAGTCAGATTCATAGGTGTTTTTTTTGTTTTTCCAGGTGTTGTTTATAATATTTTGAAAATTCATGAGTTCCTTTCCCATTAGAAAAGAAAAACATAAGGTCTGTATTCGCCGGATTTAGAGCTGCTTGTATTGAAGGCATCCCGGGATTACAAATAGGACCAGGTGGCAATCCATGATGTTCATAGGTATTATAGGGAGAATTAATTCTCAGGTCTTTGTAAGTAATCTTGTCAGTATATTTATTTAAAGCATATCTGATCGTTGCACAGGATTCGAGCATCCATCCTTTCTTAAGCCTGTTGTAGAATATTCCTGAAATCAGGGCTCTTTCTTCCGATGAAACAGCTTCCCGTTCGATGATAGAAGCAAGCGTTATAACAGCCTGTGTTGACATTTTTAGCTTTTTTGCTTGTTCTGCAAGTTGAGGTGTATAATTTTTTTTAAACTCGTTAACCATAAAAGCTGCTATTTCTTTTTCGGCGGAACCGTATGGGATAAAATAGGTCTCTGGATAAAGGTATCCCTCAAGTTTTTCTTTTTCGGCTATTTTTAGAAATTCTTTTTTATTCCCCAGATTTTTTTGTTCAAGTAATTCTGCAATCTGAACACTTGTGTACCCTTCAGGTACTGTAAATTTTATCGAGTAAACTTTCCCTTTTTTTAATATATCCATTATTTTGAACATATCCATTTTCTGGTTTAACTTATAAGTACCGCTTTGAAATTTCTTCGTTGAACGTGTAAAGCCAGAAAAAAGTATGAATATTTTTTTGTTTGAAATGAGCCTGTTTTCATATAAAAGTTCTGTAATTGTTTTTCCGTTACTGCCGTGTGGTATAGTAAGGATAACTTCTCTATTAGGTATAGAAAAGTTATAAAATAGGGTTACTATCAGGCTTAAGGATAGCACGATGAATGTAGTTCTAAGAATTATTGATTTCATTGAATCCTACCGGTTTTAACTAAAAAACTGCCGGATTTCTATTTAAATATGTTTCTAAAATCAGTGTGGCGGCAAGTTTGTCAACGTTCTGCCTGCGTTTTTCCCTTGACATATCGAACTCAATAAGCCTGTCTGTTACCTCTTTTGTGGACAATCTCTCGTCAACAAGTTCAATATCCAACGTAATTATGGTTTTTAAATATTCTACAAAAGCTTCAACTCGCGCGGCAGATTCGCCTTTAGTGCCGTTCATGTTTATCGGCAATCCTATAATTATTTTTGTAACTTCTTTATCCTTGATTATTTCGAGTATTCTTTTAGCTTCTGTACCGTCTTTTTGAAGGGTTGCATAAGGCTGGGCCGTTATGCCCAGTGGATCGCTTACCGCCAGCCCTATTCTTTTTTCCCCATAATCTATTGCGAGTATTCTCATAAGTTTAGCTTTCCTTTAAGCGCAGGGAACAGATAATTTTAGGCAGCGCTTCCAGAGTCCTTTCTTTTCCCCTGTTGTTTTTTCAATGATATCCCTTGTAGAATTAAGTTCCGTTAAAAGCCCGGAGTTTGATAAGTGTATTATATTAAATATTTCAGTGATTTGAAAGGCTGCGTATTAAGTCATCTATAATGTAACCAGGTGGTCCAACGTTAATAGGCGAAAAATCCTGAACAAAGGGATAGCGGGATATTTGGAAAAGAAACTGCGGGAAGCGAGGAAATGCGTTCTCCGGGTCTGTCTCGGGAGTATTTATATTCTTATTGGTATCTTTTTTGATTTGAGATAGGATTTCACCTTGTAAATCGGGTATTCGTCGTAGTGGAATATGCTGGCTGCAAGAGCCGCATCAGCCTTGCCTTTGGTTAACACCTCAAACAGGTGCTTAGGTTCCCCTGCGCCTCCGGAAGCAATAACAGGAATATTTACATTTTCACTGATAGTCTTTGTCAATTCAATATCATAGCCGTTTTTAGTACCGTCTGCATCAATACTGGTAAGTAGAATCTCTCCTGCGCCCAGTTTTTGCACCTTCTTTGCCCATTGGACGGCATCAATACCCGTAGGGGTAGAACCGGCGTTAATAAACACTTCCCACTTCTTATTTGTCACTCTTTTGGCGTCTATGGCAACAACAATACACTGTGAACCGAATTTATCTGAAGATTCCTTTATAAGTTTAGGGGTTTTAACGGCCGCTGTGTTGATAGAAATTTTGTCTGCGCCTGCATTTAAGAGATTGCTTATGTCCGCTAAAACCTTTATCCCGCCGCCTACCGTCAACGGAATAAAAACATTTTCTGCTGTTTTTCTAACTACCTCAAATGTGGTTTTTCTTTCTTCAATGGTGGCAGTGATGTCAAGAAATACGAGTTCATCCGCGCCGTTTTTGCTGTATTGTTTGGCGGTTTCAACGGGGTCGCCGGCATCGCGCAGGTTCTGGAAGTGGATACCTTTTACTACGCGGCCGTTTTTAACATCAAGACAAGGAATAATTCGTTTGGTTAACATGTTTACCTAATTGCAAGTTCGGCACATTTTCTCCAGGAACGTTCCAAACTTGCCTATGTAGATTTTGTTATTTCAACAAAGTTTTTTAATAATTGTAAGCCCTGTTCGGAGCTTTTTTCAGGGTGAAACTGCGTGCCAAAAATATTTCCATTTTGAATTATCGAAGGAAAAACCTGCGCATAATCAGTAGTCGCAATGATTGTTTTTTTGTCTATCGGATTACAATAATATGAATGCACAAAATAAAAATAAGATTTATTTTTTACGTCCCTGAAAATTTGAGATTTGAGATTCGAAATTTGAAATGACACATTATTCCAGCCCATCTGGGGCAGTTTTTCTGTGTTGGGCAGTTTTTCAACCGTTCCCTTTATAAGATTCATCCCCTTTGTATTTCCACCTTCTGTACTTTTAGAAAAAAACAATTGCATACCCAGGCATATTCCCAAAATAGGTTTGTCTTTAGCAACAAAGTTCTTTATCACTTTAAAGAGCCCGCTGTCTTTAAGCATCTTAATGGCAGGTTTAAATGCACCTACACCCGGCAAAATTATGCCATCGGCCTCTGCAACAACCCTTTTATCGGTTGTAATTACAGGATTCCCGCCAAGAATCTCAACAGATTTTGTTATGCTTCGCAGGTTACCTACGCCATAATCTATTATCGCGATCACTATTATTAACTCCCCTCAATCCCCTCTTTCAAAAAGAGGGGATGGGTTATCTCCCCGCCGCCTAAAACCTTATTCCCAGCGTAAAAAACTGCGCTTTGCCCGGGTGTCACAGCCCACTGAGGCTGATCGAATACTATTTTATATAAAATTTTATCCGATTTGTATATGGCCGCATCAGCTTCTTTATGTTTATACCTGATTTTAACTTTTGTTTTTAAAGGAAACTTTTCAATATGCACAAACCAATTAACATTTTTTACAATCAATTCACTGCTGTAAACATCTTTTTCATCTCCGATTACAACCTTATTTTCTTCCGGGACAATTCTGCATACATAAACCCTCTTCCCTGCAGAAATACCCAATCCGGACCGCTGGCCTATTGTAAAATTTGATACGCCTTTATGGGCGCCCAAAACTTTTCCGTTTTTGTCAACAATAGCGCCATGTTTTTCTTTGACACTATACTGTTTCATGAAATTCCTGTAATTGTTATCCTGGATGAAACAAATCTCCTGGCTTTTAGGTTTTCCAGCAACATTCAAGTGATATTTCCTTGCCAATTCCCTTACTTGTGTTTTTGTATAAATGCCTAAGGGCATAAGAATGTTTTTCAGGTTTTTTTCTTTAACGCCGTAAAGCCAGTAAGACTGGTCATTGTTGTCATCTTTCCCTTTAAGTAAAAAAGGCGGTTGAATTTTAGCATAATGCCCGGTTGCTAAAAAATTAAAACCAAGAGATTTAGCTTTTTCAAGCAGTAAATCAAACTTTATTTTTTGATTGCACAAAATGCAGGGGTTCGGGGTTATGCCCCTTCGGTAATTTTCACAAAAGGGTTCTATGACTTGTTTATTGAATTCTTTGCGGAAATCGACTGTATAATGCGGTACTGCTAAAAGGCAGCAGACTTTTTTTGCGTCTTCGGTGTCATTTAAGGAACAGCATAGTTTTTTATTGGCGGACGCGGCGGTTTTGCAGGCCCAAAGGCGCATGGTTAGGCCAACAACTTCATATCCCTTGTCTTTCAATAGCGCAGCAGCAACTGATGAATCAACACCGCCGGACATTGCTACAGCAACCTTAATTTTGCTCATAAATTCATACTGCCTGTTCTAAAACCCTCAAGGTCAACCGTGATAAATTTGTAGCCAAGTTTTTTAAAGGCAGATACTATTTTCTTTCTTGCATTTTTATTTAGTAGAAGATTAATTTGTTCAGGTGAGACTTCAATACGGGCAATATCGTTGTAATGCCTTACCCTGATGTTGTAAAACCCGAATTTTTTTCTTAAGAAATTTTCAGCCGAATCAATTTTACTCAAGGTTTCTTTTGTAATCATAGTACCATAAGGTATTCTTGATGCGAGGCAAGCCATTTGGGGTTTGTTCCAGGTCGGCAGCCCGAGCGATTTTGAAATTTTCCTAACGTCCGTTTTTGTTATTTTGTTTTCTAAAAGCGGGCTAATTACCTTGAACTTTGTTAGAGCTGCTCTTCCCGGCCGGAAATCAGAGAGGTCGTCATAGTTTGAACCGTCAAGAATAGTTTTGATATTATGAGCTGTTGCTATTTGTTTGATTTTTGAAAACAGTTCTGATTTGCAATAATAGCATCTTAGTTTGGGGTTCTTTTTAAATTTAGGATTGTTTAATTCAGTAGTTCTGATTGTGATGGATTTGACTCCAATCTTTTTTATAATTTGTTGAGCAAATGATTTGTCTGATTCAGGGTAGGTCTCGGAGAAGGCAACAACAGCGATAACATTTTCTTTGCCGAGCGTGTCCGACGCAACCTTAAGCACCAGGCTGCTGTCTACTCCTCCGGAGTATGCAACAACAACACTTTTAAAACCGGAAACATAATCCCTTAAACTCTTGAGTTTATTAGTAGTGGGCATTTTTCAGGCAAGCAGCTAAAATAAATTATTCAGCTGGTGTTTCGTATGCTTTTTGGCAAGTGATGCAGTATCTTACCCAGGGCATTGCTTTAAGACGGTTGAATGTTATGGGCTTGCTGCATGATTCGCAGGCGCCAAAATTGTTTTGTTCAATCTTACGGAGAGCTGATTCTATTGTATCGAGCATAGCTTTTTCATTATTGGTAAGCTCAAATAATATTTCTTTTTCCACAGACATAGTAGCGCTGTCAACTTCGTCGCCGATCTCGTTATCAGGCATATCAAAATGTTTCTTCTTCACCAGGCTAAGAAGGTCATCCCTCTTTGCTACAAGAAGTTTCCTTAATGCTTCCAATTTCCCCTTTTTCATACATTTGAAAACGAGTTTTTTTTCAGCTTTCTTTCTTGCTTTTTTAATAACTTTCTTGCTCACTTTTTTGATTTTCGCGGTTTTTTTTGCCATTTTTTTTATCACCTTTTTAATACCCCGTGTTACTCGTTTGGAAGAGTATGGGGTACTCCCCTTTTATAAGATTATAAAGTAACAACCTTTATGGTTTTTAGAGAATCCGTCTCCTGTCCGCTTATTCTGACATTTTTTTCAGAAAGGTCGACAAGGTATTCGCAGATTTCATTTGTAATTCGTTCACCGGGGATCAATACAGGTATGCCCGGCGGGTAAGGAGTCAGGGTTTGAGCTGAAATCTGGCCTGCTGCTTTTTTCAAAGGAACGCGTTTAGTGCCGTAGCTGAAGAAAATATCACGCGGCATCATTACCATTTCGGTGGAAAGAGACGGGATATCCAGCACCCAGTTCTTTTCCTGGCCGTGGTATTTTTTATCGATCTCAGTTAAAGCGGCAACCAGCTGAGTTATATCGCTTTTTTCAGTACCGGCGCCTGTTATCGCAATTAAATTAAAAATATCTGCGCAATCAATCTGAATATTGTATTCTTTTGCAAGAACATCTTCTATCTGATAGCCCGTCAGGCCTGTCTGTGTTACATTCACGGTAATCTTGGTTAAATCAAGGTCGTAGCCCAAGGATTTGATGTCCTTCCTGGAAAAACATGAAAAATTATTTAACTGATTTATTTTGTCCCTTCCCTGGTTGGTCCAATGTATTATTTTATCAAACATTTTTTCACCGGACTCTATCATTTGTTTTCTGGCCAGGTCCAGGCTCGCAAGTATCAGGTAATTCGGGCTTGTGGTCTGCAGCATTGAAACTATTTTTTTTGTGCGGTTAAGGTCTATTAGATCGGAATTAAAATGAAGAACCGAGCCCTGTGAGAGCGCAGAAAGTATTTTATGGGTTGATTGCACGCAAAGATCTGCGCCTGCTTCCACTGCAGATATAGGCAGGTCCTGGTGAAATTTTAAATGGGCGCCATGAGCTTCGTCAACCAGCAGGATTTTCCCCTGTCTGTGGCAGATTTCGGCAATTTTTACAAGATCGGTAGTAACGCCGTTATATGTAGGGCTGGTAACAAAAACACCCTTCGCTTCAGGGAATTGCTTCAGCGCATCTTCTATTTGTTCGGGCGAAGAATCAAGAATTATATCATAATTTTGGTCAATTTTAGGCTGGAGCCATATGGGCCAGATACCGGATAATATTATGCCCGATAGCGCGGATTTGTGGCAGTTTCTCGAGAGAATTATTGAATCGCAGGAATTACAGGCTGAAAGAAACATCGCCAGGTTCCCGGACGAAGAACCGTTTACAAGAAAGAATGAGTGTTCTACTCCGTAAGCCTGGGCCATCAACTCCTGTGCTTTTTTTATGGGGCCCGTAGGATCGTGTAAAGAATCGACTTCAGGAAATACTGTAACATCAAAATAATAAGCATTTCTGCCGGTGAAGGACTTCAGTCTTTTATCTATACTTTGCCCGTTTTTGTGCCCCGGGGTATGAAATGAAGTTACTTTGCGCTTGGCGTGTTCCAAGAGTATATCGAATAATGGTGTTTTTAATTGAGGTTTCATTTTAATAGTGTAATATGATATTCATTTTTGGTATTATTGTCAATAGCAAACCTTATAAACCTCCAAATAATTATCAGCATAAACTTTTTTTGTATATTTATCGAGAAAGATGTTCGCTGACTTGAAGTATCTCTCCTGCCGGTATTTTTCCGGAAGCAATCTTTTAACTTCTATCCAATTAAATATCAAAAATTTTATTTTATTTAGAGAGGCCCATTCTCTTAAAGCGGCCGGGCCCGCAGACCCGGCAATTGCATCAAAAAAAACAGGCGAATCATGCTGTGAATTGCTTATCGCGGGATTTTTACAATAAAATCCTCTTGCCTCGCCTGCTATCAAAACACGGTCCTGTTGTGTGCTTGAATTTTCTTCCAGGTATTTATATGCTGGGTAAGAGGGACAATGGTAAATGTTTTGGTGCTGGATTGAAAGGTACGCGTTTGCATTGCATTGACCTGTGATTATTTTCAGTCCGTCATATTTTGTCTGAAATATTAGAGCAATCCAGTAAATATTTGTAAATAACAAAAGAGCAAGCGCTATCTTTAATTTTTTATTGTTTTCCAGCATAAATGAAATTGCAATAAACAGAATTATTAAATGCGGAAATAAATGGCGCACCATATGTGTTGAAAACAGCCAGACAAGAATACATGAAGCGCAATAATAAATAGCAAACTTTACTTTTTTGTCTTTGAAGTATATAAGCATTAATGGAATAAGCAATAGAAATACAGGGCCCATAAACCCCGCCCTGCCCGACTCCGCTCCCGTAATACCTGATGTAAATATTTTTTTTAATCCAGAGAAAGCTGAGTTAAAACCGTCATACCCGCTTTTTGTATCCAGAAAAAAACTGTTCAAAGTGCCTGGCCCCCAGGGCCCGGAACCAAATATTTTCGTGAAAAAAGGCAAGAAGGGGTTGCCGGAAAAAATACAGTTTTTGCAAAACCAGGGAATTAAGGGCAAAGAAACGCAGAGCAAAAACAAAAACATTGTTTTGTAAGAGTTTTTAAAGGAATTTTTATAGTTGTAAATAATTATTACTATCAAGAAAGGTAAGCCGAGCATTGCTGTTAGTTTACAAGCGCTTGCAAAACCGAAAA
Above is a window of Elusimicrobiota bacterium DNA encoding:
- a CDS encoding TraR/DksA family transcriptional regulator yields the protein MAKKTAKIKKVSKKVIKKARKKAEKKLVFKCMKKGKLEALRKLLVAKRDDLLSLVKKKHFDMPDNEIGDEVDSATMSVEKEILFELTNNEKAMLDTIESALRKIEQNNFGACESCSKPITFNRLKAMPWVRYCITCQKAYETPAE
- the larE gene encoding ATP-dependent sacrificial sulfur transferase LarE; protein product: MPTTNKLKSLRDYVSGFKSVVVAYSGGVDSSLVLKVASDTLGKENVIAVVAFSETYPESDKSFAQQIIKKIGVKSITIRTTELNNPKFKKNPKLRCYYCKSELFSKIKQIATAHNIKTILDGSNYDDLSDFRPGRAALTKFKVISPLLENKITKTDVRKISKSLGLPTWNKPQMACLASRIPYGTMITKETLSKIDSAENFLRKKFGFYNIRVRHYNDIARIEVSPEQINLLLNKNARKKIVSAFKKLGYKFITVDLEGFRTGSMNL
- the ruvX gene encoding Holliday junction resolvase RuvX; the encoded protein is MRILAIDYGEKRIGLAVSDPLGITAQPYATLQKDGTEAKRILEIIKDKEVTKIIIGLPINMNGTKGESAARVEAFVEYLKTIITLDIELVDERLSTKEVTDRLIEFDMSREKRRQNVDKLAATLILETYLNRNPAVF
- a CDS encoding aminotransferase class I/II-fold pyridoxal phosphate-dependent enzyme — encoded protein: MKPQLKTPLFDILLEHAKRKVTSFHTPGHKNGQSIDKRLKSFTGRNAYYFDVTVFPEVDSLHDPTGPIKKAQELMAQAYGVEHSFFLVNGSSSGNLAMFLSACNSCDSIILSRNCHKSALSGIILSGIWPIWLQPKIDQNYDIILDSSPEQIEDALKQFPEAKGVFVTSPTYNGVTTDLVKIAEICHRQGKILLVDEAHGAHLKFHQDLPISAVEAGADLCVQSTHKILSALSQGSVLHFNSDLIDLNRTKKIVSMLQTTSPNYLILASLDLARKQMIESGEKMFDKIIHWTNQGRDKINQLNNFSCFSRKDIKSLGYDLDLTKITVNVTQTGLTGYQIEDVLAKEYNIQIDCADIFNLIAITGAGTEKSDITQLVAALTEIDKKYHGQEKNWVLDIPSLSTEMVMMPRDIFFSYGTKRVPLKKAAGQISAQTLTPYPPGIPVLIPGERITNEICEYLVDLSEKNVRISGQETDSLKTIKVVTL
- the hisH gene encoding imidazole glycerol phosphate synthase subunit HisH; translation: MIAIIDYGVGNLRSITKSVEILGGNPVITTDKRVVAEADGIILPGVGAFKPAIKMLKDSGLFKVIKNFVAKDKPILGICLGMQLFFSKSTEGGNTKGMNLIKGTVEKLPNTEKLPQMGWNNVSFQISNLKSQIFRDVKNKSYFYFVHSYYCNPIDKKTIIATTDYAQVFPSIIQNGNIFGTQFHPEKSSEQGLQLLKNFVEITKST
- the hisS gene encoding histidine--tRNA ligase, producing the protein MKSKYHRVRGTYDILPDNLALYQKVENTARGIMNERGFNEIRIPTFEEAGLFIHTTGETTDIVEKEMYTFKDKKERILALRPEGTPGVVRAFLENDLNSAFPVSKFYYTGPMFRYERPQGGRRREFFQFGCEYFGNAHPTADAELILLTRDIYFSLGINNLLIEINSIGCEECRPKYRDNLIDFLNKNKEKLCEDCKVRLEKNPLRTLDCKIDKNLFIEGKVPTINKALCTDCASHFGLLQDLLNEASVKFSINPYIVRGLDYYTRTVFEVKVEGTDAICAGGRYDRLIKLIGGEETPAIGFAIGVDRTVDLLKTINISTPKICPVFLVTQQNESVIKNSFALLQQLNTQKIPAVGPYPGKSFKAQMRLADSSGSRYVLILGETETQTGSATIKDMAAKTQETLKQKEVIQKLVNICDKSHIDQGKPI
- the hisF gene encoding imidazole glycerol phosphate synthase subunit HisF, with the protein product MLTKRIIPCLDVKNGRVVKGIHFQNLRDAGDPVETAKQYSKNGADELVFLDITATIEERKTTFEVVRKTAENVFIPLTVGGGIKVLADISNLLNAGADKISINTAAVKTPKLIKESSDKFGSQCIVVAIDAKRVTNKKWEVFINAGSTPTGIDAVQWAKKVQKLGAGEILLTSIDADGTKNGYDIELTKTISENVNIPVIASGGAGEPKHLFEVLTKGKADAALAASIFHYDEYPIYKVKSYLKSKKIPIRI
- the mltG gene encoding endolytic transglycosylase MltG encodes the protein MKSIILRTTFIVLSLSLIVTLFYNFSIPNREVILTIPHGSNGKTITELLYENRLISNKKIFILFSGFTRSTKKFQSGTYKLNQKMDMFKIMDILKKGKVYSIKFTVPEGYTSVQIAELLEQKNLGNKKEFLKIAEKEKLEGYLYPETYFIPYGSAEKEIAAFMVNEFKKNYTPQLAEQAKKLKMSTQAVITLASIIEREAVSSEERALISGIFYNRLKKGWMLESCATIRYALNKYTDKITYKDLRINSPYNTYEHHGLPPGPICNPGMPSIQAALNPANTDLMFFFSNGKGTHEFSKYYKQHLEKQKKHL
- the mnmA gene encoding tRNA 2-thiouridine(34) synthase MnmA produces the protein MSKIKVAVAMSGGVDSSVAAALLKDKGYEVVGLTMRLWACKTAASANKKLCCSLNDTEDAKKVCCLLAVPHYTVDFRKEFNKQVIEPFCENYRRGITPNPCILCNQKIKFDLLLEKAKSLGFNFLATGHYAKIQPPFLLKGKDDNNDQSYWLYGVKEKNLKNILMPLGIYTKTQVRELARKYHLNVAGKPKSQEICFIQDNNYRNFMKQYSVKEKHGAIVDKNGKVLGAHKGVSNFTIGQRSGLGISAGKRVYVCRIVPEENKVVIGDEKDVYSSELIVKNVNWFVHIEKFPLKTKVKIRYKHKEADAAIYKSDKILYKIVFDQPQWAVTPGQSAVFYAGNKVLGGGEITHPLFLKEGIEGS
- a CDS encoding GAF domain-containing sensor histidine kinase, translated to MNLTEQNLNLLLEANRILSSTLNTDEVLLKIMELATQIVSAESASLLLYEEKTNELTFDVVIGGEKEQKIKQLKLKIGEGIAGWVAKEKKSLVVNNVSSDKRWAKHVDRLSEFKTNSLIAVPLLYKDKLLGVIETINHKDGTDFTGKDLELLEAFSAQAAISIETSTLFSRLNTEKEKFELIFSQMTDAALFFDTTGDIIFCNNACSSLVGLMKNDIFSTFKSFTITPDFKTAFNDSNDTTTINFSHKERQLYFSGKLNRILNEIKKPIGYMLLFHDVTEERREQILKKNFLSLISHKLKTPLVSIIGYSDIVSQKFDTASEEKHFLDIINQQGQHLDDLVNKLLDFTIIESEQHKIERKPVKLNEIVQKVMMKMQDFVYLNKADVTIHPSLNEVSLVIADESMIIIVLKNLIENAIKFNPNCQKSVTLERYETGNMAGISVQDNGPGIPPEQKPKLFQEFFQIEESFTGQVKGMGLGLATCKLIIEAHKGKIGIDNNSKNGSKFFFLLDKNIPKQ